Part of the Vigna unguiculata cultivar IT97K-499-35 chromosome 3, ASM411807v1, whole genome shotgun sequence genome, atgaatatttttttatcaccatccaacatatattagagtTCAAAAGATCTTTTGCggcattttgatcaagtgatgtattataacttttaggttaaattattcctttggtccctattttcgtagtaaaatatcaatttgatccctattttgggaaattcgATGCAATCAAGttctttccgttagtggtgtagtaacTGTGTCAGtttctgaattttttgaattttttattaattttttttgaatttttttttatttttttaaatttttttaataaaattaaaaatttgccacgtgtcaagctgacatcgtgccacatggcagtgatagtagtgtcacgtgtcacaattatgccaggtgtcatttccctattctcaatttggtcccggtattttaatttttgttttagtttattcccaatttttgtaaaaatggtgtaattttgttcctctccaaatttaaaccaaattaaatttgtatataaatgtgcacaaatattcctatcaaaattgatatttcaagttaatacttttaacaagattaagtttattttaatttatatttttacattaaactttatttaaaattattttaaagcttttaatagaaaataatgttaataacaaaaaaatcataaattatattgatattttattacatcatactttaatattgttttttatttgaatttatattttaaataattgcatattttaaaatgtgtaaaattcaataatttctatacaaatgttttagCTGGTGTagaaagaataattatataaatttaagaaaaattaactagtttatgtaacaataaaaaataaataaatttaaaatttgaaaacaattttaagtaaaattgaatgtgaaacaaattttaataaacttagttttgttgaaaatatgtaataaaaatatcaatttgaataaaaaaatcaaatttaataaaaatatttgtataacatttatataaaagttaatttttgtttcaatttggaagagacaaaattgcacaatttttacaaaaattgagactaaattgagacaaaaattaaaatatagggaccaaattgagaatgagaaaattaCATCTAGCATAATTGtaacacgtggcactgtcacagccacgtggcactgtcacagccacgtggcactgtcacgaCCACGTGGCAtgatgtcagcttgacacgtggtaaatttttaatttttaaaaaaattttaaaaaaataataaaaaaattataaaaataataaaatattcaaatattcaaaaaatctagaaactgacacatggcaccccatttaacacgttactacaccactaacggaaaggacttgattgcatcaaattttccaaaataaggaccaaattatgataaaaaaatattgagggaccaaattgatattttgctacgaaaattaggaccaaaggaataatttaacctaacttttattagtgtataaaaaaaatattgattagaatttaagaaattgaagtaaacagacatttaaaatatattttaatttgaatatttgtttttcttttatatttttaaattttatcaactaggtttcattaatgtttgcaaatttaataaatatttttgttctaatgaaattttatttggtattctaatctaaaatgtaaataattataatttatttaaaagtaattgatattgaagaaacaatcatcgtcctaaatatttattatgtttcttttaccgtaattttgtatttttttataaaaaaataattaaaattaacattgaagTAGTAAAacaatgggtatgggtatgggcaCTAAATTATACCcattacccggtggggatgaggatgagacaaaaatttgatacccgttgaatttggatatggggatggggatgaatttttttatagggatgagtatgggataacgaaacccgtccccgccccgcccatTGCCATTCCTAATCAAAATATAACACTGCATTTTAGTTTGCGGTAACCACTCTTTAggtatgtatttatttataataatattatctttgtaataattaatattaatattattattattattattattattatttattattattactaactataatatacgaaaatcaatacttaaattaatagtaaaattattagttattacatttatattttattattattaaaattattaacataattagtagtagtaaaattattgatattattaatattattattattaacaatattagtgtataatatattaatattattattattaaatttattaatattattaatagtaaaattgttaatattattattaaagttattagtaaaactaatatataatatattaatattattatggttaatGTTATTATGTACTTTTATGGATTATTGTTAGAATTAATAGAAAGATGAGTAAAATTTActgatattattattgttattattaaatttattaatattattaaaagttgtaaaattattattattaatattaatattattattatattttccattattgttattattaatttcataaaattattagtattaaaattattatatatattattattgttagtattatttgtaatattaatgtataatatattaattagataataataataattattaattataatatatgaaaattaatatctaGATTAATAgtgaaattattattgttactataagtattattattattatatgtattattaattttattagtattattactagtatatattacaattatataatgtatattattattgttagtagtaatactaatatataatatattagttttattatgttgttattattatgttttttagtgattaatgttaaaattattagtaaaatttattagtattattattattattattaaattcattaatatcattagtagttataaaattattattagtagtaaaatttaatattataattattaaatttagtaaTATCATTAATcgttgtaaaattattattagtaaaatttaatataattattatatatcattattattaatattataaaataagtagctagaaaaattattattagttttattataattattgttattattaaatttattagtattattagtagtagtaaaattattagtgatgattgtaatattaattaatatataatatattaacattattattatatattattattattattattattagaaaataagtaataaaaaataattactattattatgattgttattcatttatttatgtattattattattattaactataatatccaaaactcaatatttaaattaatagcGAAACTATTggtattattattgtattttattgttattaaaattatcattgttatattattatattagtataattatcattattatattattatattagtattacAACCGTTAGAATTATTATTgtagtatttatatatatatatatatatatattacttttatttattataggagattatattttaatcacttacattttaatttattttgttattgtcTTTACATTTCAGGAATCATTGAATTGAAAAAAGTAgttattaaaactagtaaaattataaactaaaaagtaatttttttattatgaataatcttttaaatttaaaaaataataattagtattagtattgatattgatattaatataatgataattccGAGAAATATTTCTTAAGAGTAGGGGAAGGAAAGTTCCTAGAATTCATGATAACCCAACGAGTAATAGAGGCCAACCCAAATAAATTTGAAGCAATATTCAACATGGGGAGCCCGACCAACCTTAATGAGGTGGAAAGACTAGTTTCATTGGCTTGTTTTCAACCATGTCTGGCTCAGAAGGAAAAGCCTCTCTTTAGGCTCTTGAAGGGATCCCAATCTTACAATTGGAATGAGGAGTGTGAAACCATGTTTCAACAACTCACAAAAGAGGTCGTAACTCTACCTATCTTTAGTAGTCCTCAACCCAATTCTCAACCTCAATAGTCTTAAATTTTTGCGATTGAACATAAGACTTGTACCTACCCAGCCCAATAGATGATGCTAAGTAATGGGGCCTAATAAGGCCCAATTAGCCTCATCTCTAAAAAgactacaaaatattttaagatacaTCTATTGGGAAAAATACTCCTTATTAATGGTAATTATGACAAATCTCGGTAGTTTGATTATGTCTTGATATTCCTTATTACCAAATAttttaaaggcttaaatacctttttggtcctcattttcgtagtgtttgttgcggatggtcctcattttgacagaatgtttaaaatggtcctcatttttaccaaatgtttaaaatggtcctcattttcgcaattcgtattttatttggtcattttccgTAAcgccatttaaatcattaacggaccATTATACAAGTGGcacagtttgtattagggtgtgttacatgtactgtacaggtgtgataattatatatttggggataaataagtgagctagggttttggtaaggaatgtttgggcagatagtgagttttgacaatcttgttcctccattcccaattggtgttgctgcaatcttcttcttcctgcaatcccattatataagATTTGACAATTAAGGAAACTACTTGATGTTCATTCTTGTAGCATGGGGAGTCAAGCAACACCATTACCAACATCAGAAGAACCATCTTAGCAGTTTATGATGAAATTACAAATTAGGAGGAGACcatgatagcagctacaaacgtcttagttattttttggaatttctgatgtagaattcattattgatgtactgcattttgactttccttaaacttcgttcaatttcaGGCATGTCTGGATCATTAGGCCTGtctgggtcattgggcccgttcgggtcgtcggtcCCGTCCGGATCGTCGGGTTCGTCCCGCTCGTCGGGCTCGTTTGGATCATTGGGCCCGTCTGGGTGTCGGGCCTGTCCGGGTAGTCGGactcgtctgggtcgtcgggctcatccgggtcgtcgggtcgtcgggctcgtcctgGTTGTCGGGTCCATctgggtcgtcggacccgtacgtgtcttcgggcccgttcgggttgtcgggcccgtctgggtcgtagggcccgtttgggtcgtatGGCCCGTTTAGGTCTTCGGGCCCATCCGTGTCGTCGGGCCTGTTCATATCGTTAGTCTCGTCAGGGTTGTTGGGCATGTCCTGGTTGTCGGGCCTGTCCCGGTTGTCGGGCTCATCTAGATTGTATGGCCTGTCTTGGGCGTTAGGCCCATCTGACTTGTTGGCCCCATCTGGctcgtcgggcccatctgggttgtcgggcATGTTTGTGTCATCGGTcccatctgggtcgtcaggcccgtttgggttgtaggacccgtccgggtcgtcgggtccataggggtcgtcgggcccgttcgggctTGTTTGGGTCATAGGGCCTGTTAGGTTCGTCGGTCCTGtccgggtcattgggcccgtccaggtcatcgagcctgtccgggtcgtcgggcccttccatgtcgttgggcccgtccgtGTTGTCGGGTTTGTCCTATATTCGGGCCCGtcttggtcgtcgggcccgttcaggtTGTTGGGCCTGTTTGGATCATCAGGCCCGTTCGAGTCGTCTTTCTTGTCGAGGTCGTCGGGCAGGTCCGAGTCGTTAGACCTATTCGGGTCGTCGTGCTTGTCCGGTTCGTTGGGCCTGTCCCAcagatattaatatattttaaaaaataatatatttttcgtgtggaagatgaaagcccatgggttgGCCTTGGCCCACAGGGTTTTTGTAGGGTTTTTGGCCCTCTAGGCTTCTTTGTTGGGggctttttttcaatgtgggcttttttggccctaGCCCACATGGGCCAGGGCCAAACCCCGTGGGCtaggccaaattgacacctctacttGTGTCTCAACCCTTGGAAACATCTCATCAAGGTCTGTCAAAGCCATCCAAATCTTGCCACTTGTCCGAAGGCTCACCTCAAGATCTAGTAAGAACAAGACTAAAAAATAGAACAACTTGCATTTTCAAGagtagaaaattaatataagaagaaaattatcacttgaatttaataaaagtggttaaatatgtttttggtcccttaactctAGTAAAAATCAGAATTAGTCCCTTATGAAttcatatttttgccctcatttaaaaatggttaaatatttttgtcatataGCTTACGAATAAAGTACAACATGTAAACTACATAATCTTCACTTCATTTTCAGATTTAACACAACAGTAGCTTGACTATCAAATGAAtattcatcaatcttcatcaacctCATGTAATCTCATGCACTTGCTTTATGTTTCATCAAATTCATACACCAATGTCACTTGTGTTAACATTAAGATTGTATGGGCGAAAGCCAGAGTTAATGTCAGGCCCAAACTCCACCATAGAAGGGGGTCATTTAGCTAAACATCGGATAATGAACGGTGTAGGGGTAGAATTccatgtcatatatatatatatatatatatatatatatatatatatatatatatatatatatatatatatatatatatatatatatatatatatatatatatatatatatatatatagatagataggtTTAAGAAATAACTTCCACAATGTCCTATTTTCACGCCTCCTAGGGATTCACCGCATTAAGCAGGACAATTTCCACTCAAAGGGACCATGTACTCACGTGCTGAAGTGGGAAAATGTGGGAAACTGGACTGATGGCAAGGAACATGTATTTAAGGACATCAAACACACAAAAGTAGACATATTTGACAAATTAATTAGACAGGAGAAACACTAAATGTTCTTTACCTAAATTTACTCAAAGGTTTAGGCAGAATACTAACGCCATTTTCTTAGAATCCATAAAAAGGTTGTTTTTTTCCTTCACCTCTCATCTTTTTTCCTACACCCCATCAAAGCCATAAATCTTAGATTAttcttcattaaaattataataaaatgatttgaGTGGGAGGAGGGTGGTGAAGATAAAGGTGAAGGGTGAAGGAAGAAAGTGTGGATTAAGAAGtcacatacatatacatatgaTTCTAAACATGACAACTTATCAAGTACTCACCGAAATTGCCTTGCTTTATTTGAAGTATTGTGTAGGTTGGGAACTAAAAGCTTTATTTTTCGgaacacaataaataattctgaattattctttttctttttctggagAGCAAAAATTCtctttttttactaaaaacattTTTCAGAAAGATTTTAATGAGGTGGGAGAAAAATTTTGATGGGTGCAGGAAGTAATTgctttatcttcatcttctatatcacaatattatattttggaaaaaactaaaaataaatgaaagtacATTAGTAGAATTTGTTGGTGTAAATAACACATGTTGGATAAATATCTAGTTTGTATAACATTTGTATTAGTTTACCCTCACAACTTGGTTCGTAAAGTCCAacaatcatttttatattttaacgtATTTTATCTTCAGGCAATTACTTCTTGGAGCATATCTTGCACTATCATCTTCAGAATTTATCTTTTGgaacacaataaataattttgaattttgttttctggATAGTAAAGATTCTTTCCTTCTGTGGAAAACATTTTAAGGAAACATTTTGATAAGGTGGGGGAAGAAGTTTGATGGGGTGCAGAAAATtcccttatcttcatcttctataTGACTATATTACATTTTGCCACCCATGGTTTATTCCTCCATCCAATGGAATGTTAAAAAGGTTTAAGATGCTTTAGATTGTGAatgattatgaaatttaaaatgtatttttagatatgaaaatatgttctagattttataatttataagtcAATTTCGAATTATAAAATGTAGAATGTtagattatgaaaatataaaagaacaaTAAACCTACAATGAATTAAGCAGTTCCCAATACCCAAAGGATTTAATGCGGAAGCATATTTGGATTGGCAATTGGGAATAGTAGATGAGATTTGGTATTTGGTCTTCCAACAATAGAGCACCTGAagtttttttcttgaatttctcTTCTAATGGGTTGAAAGAGAAAGGAACATACATTTTTGTGCATGTCCTCATATAAGAACCATAACCCCTTGATGTAAcctttattatttactttttttaaaagtcaATATCCCTAATTTGACCCCTTAAACAAATTAGAATATTACGaatatctataaaattattatttttacgaCATTTATATACTCTTAGTCatagatataattaattagattactttaacaaattgattaataaaatataatggttctaacatatttaattatttatcatatacaTAGATTTCCATATTATGTAATCTAGTAATCATTTTTAGtttacataattcaaaatatattataaattgcataaaataaaaatgtaatctaAATTACATAACTTAAATTGTATTTCCAAATTCTGCAATCTGAAAAAGTATTGAGAATTTACAtcttaatgtatttttaaattattcaatttgaaaatatatttttgatctaGAACgcatttttgaattatttagttatataattcaaaacacattttaaattatataatctagaAAACATTgtcaaattcaaaaatatataatgcaTTGTACAATCTAtaattagtaatatatttttaaattgtagaaTCTATtgcataatataaatatatttctaaattatataatctaaatattTTGAGGATAATTCAGACTTTTCAATAGACATGTAAAAGGATGGTAAGGAGGTGCTAAAAGAAATACCCACCCCTCTGTTCTTATTGAAcctttttgtttgatttttcatATCGCTTCTCATCTATTTGACAAAAACTAGTATTTAATAATGCATATAATACAATAGAAAAGACCCATTTGTATAGACttgctatttttatttatataaaaaaggagacaagaaaaaagaagaaataaaaaaggagCGAAAACAGCATGTTCCAAAAATAACCTATGAGTGTACTTTTATGAACTCTAAATGTTTgtttatatgaattattttttgttatatctctccttttaaataattctttaaatgtttttacaaatttaagtCCTAAAAATATCTCTTCACTTGGTGGTGTAAAAAGCAATTACATTAGGACAACAGTTAGAAGTATTCACCATTACATAAAGCATCACATGATTAAGGGAAGTTTCCTTGAGGTGCTGGTCCAGATATGGGACTAGGTTCGGATGTAGGTCCGGATGTGGGTCCGGATATAGGTCCAAATCCAGATCTAGGAACAGATGCCTGCATTAGACCAATAGTAAGCTTCTTCAATATGAATTTTCCCTAACTATTAATATCTCTCTTCCATCCGATCATTATTTCCATCATTAACAAGATAAATGAACTAAAAGATGTTTACTTTTATACTGCAAACatgttaaaaatgtattaaaattatgctaaaaaaatgtcatttttgtaCATAACACTGTACTTCATACGCATTGAATGaaaagttgtgatttttgtaaaagtgaaaaaaaaatgtacctCTTCGGCAATGAAAACACCAACATCGTAAACGGGAGTAAGATCAGGATAAAACAAGCCATAATTACGCTCAGAAACTGTGGGCTTCAGATTCTCATTGAACAGAGAGAAGATGAAAGTCTCGAAAGTTCGACCAGGCATAAGAGGGGTCCCTTTGCCAGAGTTAATGTGCTTGATGAGATTCCCATTATACGACGCCGCATTCTCAAAACTCACACCCTCTTCGTGCGGCTCACCAATAGAGGGCCAACCCGTTTCGGCCACCACCAGTTCCACGTCACCATACCCCAATTTCTTCATCGCAGAGAAAATCGCGTCCATTTGCGTGTCAAACATGTTCGTATAGTGCAACCACGTGGCCTCATCTCGAATTCCGTTGTTTGGTTTAAAGAGCGCGTAGTTCACGGTCTCAGGTTCGGTTGGGGTGATGCCAGCGAACGGATATGGGTTCACCATGAAGGGGGACTTGGTTCGTCGATGGAAATCCAGCATAGGCGCAATGATGGCTTTGTCATGGCCACGACGAAACACAGTGGCACTAGGAGTATCTGATGAGTCCAAGATCCCGAGTGAGTGAGGAGTGGAGACTTGGATAGTTGTTTGGTTGGCGAGGGAGAGAGCCTCGTGGAGGGATTTCATAGCTGGAAGAATGTTGGTGATTAGTGTTTTGTTGTTGCTTTCCACAACCTCGTTCCCGACACAAATACGCGTCACAACGGTTTTCGGGAGGAAGGGTAAGATATTTTGGGAAAGCCAAGCCTGCGCGCCAGGAAGTGATGAGAGAGAGGTGATGGCATCATTCGGCACCGTGACAGTTACAGAGATTCCAGTGCCTGCAAAGCCACGGAGGATGTCGGGGTTGGCATCGAAGATTTTGATGCGATCGATGGTGGTTTTAGATTTGAGGAAGGTGGCCACCATTGAGGGTGGTGGGAGGTTGTCTGCCATCGTGCCATAGTTGACACCAATTTTAGTGTTGGATGCATAAAGTTGTTGGAAAAGGGTGCACGCTAAGAGAAGCAGAAGGGAGTGACATGAAGATAGTTGAGTTTCAGCCATGAAAGGGAGAGTTTGTGGGAACAATGTGTGTGCACGCGTTGTTTCAGTCGATTAATTGTGGAATTGTAACATTTGATGGGTCCCATTTCTAGGTTTCAATATAACATCATTCCAAGATTTAGCTTTCACAACATTTAATGGGATTTTGTATATGAAATGTTATTTTACTAAGCTTAGTCCTAATGGGACTTTTTTTTAATGCTATCTTATATACAagaatttgttattttctttctaattttaaagaacttttatattttaattacacaCCATGCTTGGATTTGAAATTTGTAGtagatatattttgaattgagaaattcaattatctttttaaaaaaataataatttttaaataacttttagtgaaatgaattttaaaagaattttaaactttatgaattttgaaaattgtctccttatttaaaattttataattttaaactcccctcaaaatataaaattgaaatattatatatttttttgtctcaaattattatttttttcatattttttcttgatttgattGTAGTGGACAAAGTTACTggaaattatattttgacacaattttatttgacaaattttaataaacaatcatttttagtaaaaaaaatattaaaattgtattacttaatttttataaattttataaaaaataaaaatcactctatttaaataattttgtcaacaaatatttgtaaaaaaaatgtttttctaaaCTTATCGGTTGACCGTGTTGAATACTGTCGAAATGTTGTCTAGTGTAAGTTTTCTTAGTATTGTTGTTGACAAATtcttttagattaaaattaagTGTGATTATTTTGtgtcaaattattaatgttattttttattaatgtatgtTGATGTTATTTAATGTCAGTCGATGTTTCTTGGTTAGTATCAATAAAGTTATTTTATGATATCAAACATAACTCTTTTCATTAAGATCATCTAAGAGTTATGTTTGatctttatcaattttaaattgcTGGTCTCACTTTATAAAATGAGttagttttaattttggttccaataaacattttttttttgtttcatatctctctaaaattgaaatttatcacTTTTGATCACAAATATTATATAGTATTACTTAAGTATTTATGTagtggaaagaaaaaaaagttaaacgaTCCTTCCGAGTAATGCATACCGCTACGATAATAATGTCAGCGTGTGTTATCTTATAAAAACACTACTTAGTTTATCTTAAAATGAATATTAGAAACGTAAAAGAGGTGAAAATCATTTTATTGGAATAAAATAAAGCTTCagtcattttataaaaatttaaaagagtaattttaaattttatagaagattaaaacaaacaaaaaattattagagccaaaattaaaaatcattaattatgtaaaaatgaaaGTCATATAGTCTAGTAAAAgagtgacatttttttttaattaaaacattcaatattagtatttttctttcataacataatttaaatttactcGCACCATGATTGATTAtgaatcaacaaaaatagaaaccaaatcagataaaaataatacaaacaaagGCACATGAGGAAACAAAACATATGAGATGAAAATTTGACAATAAAAACTCTTAAAATCTTGCCACTGAATATAAGACTAGAAAATAGAAGAACTTGCATTTTCAagagaaaagaataaatataagaagaaaaattatcacttgaatttaataaaaacttaagataagattttagaaatattaCTATTCTTATTTTCATTATCATTAAGTTAAAACAacagttattaatattttcaatttgatactttatttttaaataattaacatttatttaatgaatatttttaaaattaaattataaattttcttatagAATGAGATTTTAAAGTAAGATCACCATTGTATTTTATATTCAccattatataaaagataaacaaataattaccCCTTCTTCTgacaaaagagataaaaaaaaaaggtaaaaataaactctttaactaaacatttaaaaacatCTTCGAACCATAGGTTCGTCTTACACTAGGTTGATGGTTTAACCTGGTTTTGAACATATTTGAGGATTCAAATTTTAGTATACTATAAATGTATTTAGTTAAAGTAACTATTTCGACATTTATTCCTGAACTAAAAAGTTATCCTCctccttattttctttttacgtTAATCaatttatctcatttttttttcgaagaatatatatatatatatatatatatatatatatatatatatatatatatatatatatatatatatatatatttgtac contains:
- the LOC114175264 gene encoding glucan endo-1,3-beta-glucosidase-like, which translates into the protein MAETQLSSCHSLLLLLACTLFQQLYASNTKIGVNYGTMADNLPPPSMVATFLKSKTTIDRIKIFDANPDILRGFAGTGISVTVTVPNDAITSLSSLPGAQAWLSQNILPFLPKTVVTRICVGNEVVESNNKTLITNILPAMKSLHEALSLANQTTIQVSTPHSLGILDSSDTPSATVFRRGHDKAIIAPMLDFHRRTKSPFMVNPYPFAGITPTEPETVNYALFKPNNGIRDEATWLHYTNMFDTQMDAIFSAMKKLGYGDVELVVAETGWPSIGEPHEEGVSFENAASYNGNLIKHINSGKGTPLMPGRTFETFIFSLFNENLKPTVSERNYGLFYPDLTPVYDVGVFIAEEASVPRSGFGPISGPTSGPTSEPSPISGPAPQGNFP